The genomic region CCCattatcatcaatcaattacaAGTTTGATAATAAATGGTATAATGGATGGTCGGGTATagttttcaattaattaaatttatttgaaattattttttcaaagtttGTAGCTTTAATGGATTGGTAATTTGATTATCTATTTAGGGtgaaaaactttaaatttgttgacttttttttgggtaaaatatctttttcatccttaaacttttacaaaagtttgtttttagtCTTTAAGctttcaaaagtttatttttggtccctaaactttgCAAAATGTTCTACTTTTCGTCCTTCCGTATGTCTGTTAGTTTAGGTCTCACATGGCTTAACGGAATGCTAATGTGGTATTTGATATTGAccaaactaatttatttttaaacttataaacACTTGGCGCACAATGATTGGCCCACATAGATTAAATAGTTCTACTAGTGAGAAAAATTTACACTTACACCCACACAATCCAATCCAAACCTCAACCATCTTAAAATTCCCAAATCTAAAATGCTTAAAACTCCAACGCCATAATCTCAGAGGCCACGGCCTTAATCGACGACCCTAACCGGCGACCCCAAACCGAAAACGAAGTATCGATGACGGAGTGTTCAAAGGCAACTCCTACTGCTAATTAAGAGAAATCCACATGAAAGTTTCGACCAAGACATAGCTCATTAAACTCAAATCCAccaacaaatttcaaaaaatacaagaagaaaTGTGACAAAATCAATTACTAAATCAGTATGAACTATGAACTTCACtaaacttgaaaaaataaaaataataaacccATGCACTCATATCAAATTTTTGGCATATCATAGGCTCATCTTTAGTGTGAAGCTCCATCAtgaagacttgaacctcggccgTTATctcccacacctcacaagcacttatacttgtgaagtgatcaCTGTTCCAAGGGTATGAAGTGGTCAAATTTGTTGACTTGAAGTGTATAGTTATTAACTCACATATCTAATTGGACCAGTAGGTTTTATTTACTCAATAAAAGTCATGACTTGAAGGTTCGAATGACAGTTAATTTACCTCAATCTATTAGCTCAgtcattttttttgaaactcaggTATCTTCAAATTGTAGGACATAACTTGAAGGACAACCCAGCAAGGAGCAATGAAAATTCTCAGTTGGAACTgctaggggcttgggaaccagCATGCAGTAGATGTGCTCTCTCACCTTGTGAGGGAGAAAGCTCCTAAGATTTTGTTTCTCATGGAAACAAAGCAGTGAGTAGCAGAGATGAAGCAAATTCAAGTTGAACTACTTTATCATTGTATGTTTGCAGTACCTAGTATTCGACGGAGTGGAGGTCTAGCATTGTTATGGAAGGAGGAAATTGACTTGCACATCCAAACATGTACCTTACACCATATAAATGCTCTCATTCTAGATGATCCTGCCAACCCATGGAGATTAACAGGTTTCAATGGATGACCGGATGAACAACAGAAACATGAGTTTGGGCAGCTCTTAAAACACCTCCACACTAAACACTCAGTCCCTTGGCTTTTCTTTGGGGACTTCGATCTTGTAGTCAAAAGAAAAACAGGGGCGCCTGCCAAAGCCACTAGCAACTATGCAACAATTTCGGGCAGCCCTTTTACACTGTGGACTGGTGGATTTAGGCTTTAAAGGTAATTTATTTACAGACTAATGTTTGTACTAAAGATGATTTTGTGCAGGAAAGGTTGGACAGGGCATGTGCCACAATTGACTAGAGAGACAGGTTCCCTCAAACCCAAGTCACTCACCTGCAAGCACCCTATTCGGACCACATTCCAATACGTATCACTACATAAGACCAAAGGCAGGTGACAATAAGGAAAAAATATGACAAAGATTTGAAGAGCGATGGGCCACCCAACTTGAATGTGGTAATGTGATCCAAAGTGTTCCCTGGGAGCCCAATGTCAagacattttgaaaaaataaagagatgCAGGTTTGCACTTGCAGATTGGGGACGTAACACTTTTGGGTCCACAAAGACTTAAttgcaagaaaaacaaaaattgttggAGCAATTATGCTTGCTAAACAGTGCCGCATGTGTAGGCCCCATCAAAGATCTCAAAGTCGACATTAGCAATCTTATTCACTAAGAAGAGCTATTCTGGTGACAAAGATCTTGCTCTATTTAGTGACcagttggggaaaaaaaataccaagTACTTCCATAATCATGCCAGCCAACACCGACGCAAAAATCACATCTCAGGAATTTTTGACAATGAGGGGAGATGGTGCACATCAGATGTTCGGGTTGCCCAGGTTGCTCAAGCCTATTTTCAGGATTTGTTTTCCTCAGCCCAACTAGATAATATAGAGTGTGTCTTAAACTCAGTTGAAAGCCATGTCACGCCACAAATGAATGAAAGCCTTACCCAAAGGTACACCTTAGAAGAAGTCCAAACAACCCTATTCCAGATGCACCCATCAAAATCACCAGGTTTGGATGGTATGtcccctttcttttttcaaaaaaattggtaCATTATAGGCACCGATGTCACGGACGTTGTCCTATCAGTATTACACTTTGACCatatgtggaaaaaaaatgaaccatACACATATTGTTctaataccaaaaaataatgaCCCAAAATATTTGGCTGATTATAGACCCATTAGTTTAGGGAATGTTGTCTCTCGAATACTCTCAAAGGTTATTGCTAATCGTTTAAAGCATATTTTGCCTAATGTTATTTCTAATTCTCAAAGTGCCTTTGTGCCAAACCGGCTTATTACTGATAACAAAATAGTTGCATATGAGATCCTGCACAGAATGAGAAACAGAAGGAGAGGGAAGGTGGGACATATAGCAGTCAAGCTAGACATCAGCAAAGTCTATGACCGGGCGGAGTGGACTTTCTTGAAGGGTATCATGCataaattgggttttgataGAAGATGGATGCAATTGGCCATGGAGACAGTCACCACAGCTTCTTACTCAGTCTTTATCAATGGAGAACCAAAGGGTTTCATCACTCAATCTAGGGGCATTAGGCAAGGAGACACATTATCTCCCTACCTTTTTCTCCTATGTGTTGAAGGCCTCTCGGCATTGTTATGTAAAGCAGCAGAAAACAGAGTGCTCAATGGGGTGTTGACTAGCCAACACGGGGTGTGCATTTCCCACATTTTATTTGCCGATGATAGCTTGCTATTTTGCAAAGCCACAGTTGGAGAATGCCAACAAATGCTGAATATCTTGGGCCAATATGAAGCGGCATCGGGTCAAGCCGTCAATTGCCAAAAAAcatccttgtttttttttaataaaatttacaaagcCAGATGTAAGGAGGATGATTCAACATATGTTGGGGGTAAGAATAATGACGGACAATGATAGGTACCTTGGCCTACCTATGGCAACTAGAAAATCTAAGGTTAACACCTTTTAAAGATTTACAAAAAAAGATTACAAAGCATGTGATGGGGTGGAAGGAGAAATTCATATCAAAGGTAGGACGTGAGGTTCTAATAAAAATGGTAGCACAGCAATCCCCACATACTCTATGAGCCTATTCAAATTACTCAAATCCATATGTGATAATATAAATTCCTTGCTAGAAAAATATTGGTGGGCACAAAGCCAGGATGAAAGGAAGATTCATTAGATCAATTGGAGGAAACTTTgcacacacaaaaagaagggGGGAATGGGTTTTCGTGATCTACATGCTTTTAACTTAGCAATGCTCTCTAAGCAAGCCTGGAGGTTAACTGGAGACATCCACTCGCTATTTTACAAGATATATAGAGCCGGGTATTTTCCAAATTTCTCCTTCATGATGGTTGAACTAGGAAGCAACCCATCTTTTGTTTGGAGAAGTCTCTTGGCAGCAATGAACATTATCTATGCAAGATCTCAATTGTGTGTGGGAGATGGCAGAGAAATAGGGGTCTTCGCTCATAAATGGCTACACCACACCTCAACACCACTGCATGAGGGTGCATTAGACATACAGGTAAGGGAGCTCATTGATGAAGACTCTAGGCAGTGGAACCGAGGGAAGCTTGAAGCCATGTTTACTCAAGACACAGTGCAAGAAATCATGGTAGTAGCACTCACCAATCTGCATCCCAGGCTCAACAGAAgtatagtaacaataaatactacgcttcagcttttagatatagcTATAGACTAGCTGCAGACTTATAAGATGTGTgggaatatataaatataatgtaatgagatgtaaatatgtaatatataaaatgtaagAATTACTCcaagtattatttatttatttttacgtATTtctataagtatttttttttatctttttatctctacaaagtacaaatacatatactattatattttttctgtttgattaatatttttttttaaggtgaaccatatttttctaaattctGTTGTAGTATATTTCATTTGATATACAACTAAAgtttataagtttcaaatttattattcaaatttctcatctccTAAGGAATAATgagattattataataataagaatacCACCAAATTACAAAGTTATCTTaaccaaaattacaatgaaacaaaaggaataaaagatattctttataataatttattactcaaaaAATTGGTAGGCATATTCAAATTCATAGCGACATAGATTGCGTTTTGACATAAACTCAAATTcctatatctaaaaaaaaaatattaacccaaatcaaaatttaaccaaaggtatagaaggaagagagaaaactttgtaatataatttttttttataaataatatcaaaacacatttaaaaaaaaccatcaaccttaatctaaattataagaaaaaacaaaaattcgagagagagagagagagagaatactcAGTTTTTTGTGGAGGAAAACATGGATTAATTGGAAGAGATGACATcgaatttatacaaaataaaagagagagagaagaagagtcaaaatataagaaaaagaaaatgatgaaggAATCATAACAGTCAAGTAAAGAGTAGTTGAGAGGTAAAAAGGGAGGATAAAAGTTCAACGAAGTGTAATATTAAATGTGGACTAATAGGAAgaagaagggttttttttttttttttttttttttttttttttttttgaatatggaGAATAAAAGTTTAGAAAGGAACAATAAGAGGTAGAAAATAAGTAGATGATGTGGCACTGATGTAGCTCGATTGGagtatagtaataataaatattaagttaccaccgcgcacccttggtgcagtggtcactctacaagtataaatatttgtgaggtgtgggaggcaagggccgaggttcaagtctctaggagggagcttcacacacatatacacttaaattaggttagagtagaaattctatcttgtatatatataaaaaaaataaaataaataaataaatactaagtttcagatttatgtgtgtgtgtattgcaAATTCTTATTTGACTGCTCTTAAGGGCCCTCCGGACCTCAGGTTTGTGCAAAATAAGATAATGTTGGAAAGCTTATAAGATTATATTTACAACTGTAccaaatttgcatcaaatcacACATCTAGATCAAACTTATTGATGATATAGAAAGAACTATGCATATACCGTATGATTAGATGCACTTGTCTTTAATGGGAAATACAAAGAAAAggtttaaattttgacaaaattaaaGTGCAAGTGGTTATTGTTCAAATCGAAAATGCAAGGATCAAATTCACACTCACATTAAAATCACAACGGTGACAATTGTATGAACCCCCTTATTTTAATAGGGGTAAACCTCACAAATGGGCTACAGGAATGCTAAAGACTTAAAAAGAGACTATATAACATATGTTATAGCCTGTGAAAAGGATACAACAAAGCTAGTCTATTGGTCTCTAATATCTAATTCCAAAGCTAGTCTATTGAGCATATGATATCCACCTTATTGCtgtataatttttgtattttaattataaaatattaataaaaaaaaaagcatcaaaCCAAGGTTAACAGTTCCTTAAAGTCAGACAAGATATACGAACAATTTGGTTAGTGTCCTAGAGCAATCTGGTCTTGAATTTCCTTCGTGACTAATATGTcaagcaaataattaaaagtttaaaactttcCTGGAGTAATGAATAACATGGTCAATTGACAAATACCAACAAGCAAACAACAATGAATTGGTTTGACTAATAAACCTGAAATGTAAAATTTGAATAGCAACAACAGatagatttatttataaaaaataaaaataaaaataaaaaaacacgcaaTAAATAGATTTAGCTATTACAATTATTCCTAACAACTTTCCTATATCCCTGAGTAGGGAGTCGCTTCCTGTCGTTTGTGCCCTCTTTGCGCTGCAGCTCTCTTAAGATATTCTGCCAGTCTATCTCGGTTCAATTTCCTCATCACTAATTGATCCACATTCCGCATCACTAATTGATTCACATTCCGCAAAACTAATTGATCCACGTTCCAAGGTATCACATTCTGCATCACTAATTGATTCACATTCCGCATCACTAATTGATCCACATTCCAAGGTACTTTGTATGGTGTTTGCAACCATAGTCATTGAGGGGCGAAGTACACGATCTTTACTTACACAATCCAATGCTAGGGACGCAACATTTACCAGTGCCTCCATTTCCAATGGGGTAGGTGGTGGTACTTTTAGGTCCAAAAACCTGTGAATTTCCTTTTGGGCAATGTATGGCGCTAAAAAACTAGTTATACAAATTTGCTCACCATTTTCATTTGTATGATTTGCCTTGAGCCCGGACAACATTTCTAGCAATACTACTCCAAAGCTGTACACGTCAACTTTGGTTGTCAATCTGCCACTAAATAAATACTCAGGCGCAATGTACCCATTAGTGCCTACCACCTTTTCACGTCTATAACCAGACCAATTGTCCACAGGGGCTTCCACAGATAAGTAGAAATTAGACAGCTTAGCAGTCGACGTGGCATCTAGGAATATGTTACGCAGTTGAATATTGCGGTGTATGATTGGTGGTACTGCATACACGTGTAGGTATTCAATGCCTCTGGCTATGTCTAATGCCACTTTAATCCGGGCAGCCCATGACATTATTAGAGAAGTACTTCCAGGATTGTGAAGATGGTCATAAAGGGTACCATATCCCATGTACTCATAGACCAATAAGCTATCCTTACCATCTTCACAAAATCCCAACAAGCGAACAACATTCTTGTGATCGAGTCGGGACCAAGCTTCCACTGGACGTGGGAATTCATTTACAAATTGCTCAGACATAAAAATTTCAGCACGATGAATAGTCACTTCTCGGCCATCATCTAAACTGGCACAGTACAGTGAGCCAAAGCCATTTTTTCCAATCTCGCAATCTTTTGAAAAGTTGTTAGTGGCATCAAGTAGCATTTTCAAAGGAAATTTTTCCCCAACTATATTTTCCACGCCTTTGAATCTTGTTGTTAGGATTGTGTGTCTAGGTCTTTTGGAACTGTTTGTTTTTGACTTGGCTGcaaaaaataatgacaataTGGAATTTATTTTGGAATGAGAGAATTTTAGAGGTGTTCGGTTAGATTTTGAACTATTACTGCTCTTCG from Castanea sativa cultivar Marrone di Chiusa Pesio chromosome 11, ASM4071231v1 harbors:
- the LOC142617706 gene encoding putative serine/threonine-protein kinase PBL25; this encodes MTNNVIQRAVHATSMAEFVANNSELGSPTISEERIPSLIEYSFTPSAKLESVSSVLNGANPIPANNTYTDANGARSLSISLLFPPAMSEIETDDSCSESNEAPHTAAQFSNSVLKGTNQILANNSDIDANGARSFSISLLFPPAMSEIETDDSCSESNETPRAAAQFSYSISSCFPPGRSETGSSSEIYEIIPVDPSSTANPGRTANFEEILKPKSSNSSKSNRTPLKFSHSKINSILSLFFAAKSKTNSSKRPRHTILTTRFKGVENIVGEKFPLKMLLDATNNFSKDCEIGKNGFGSLYCASLDDGREVTIHRAEIFMSEQFVNEFPRPVEAWSRLDHKNVVRLLGFCEDGKDSLLVYEYMGYGTLYDHLHNPGSTSLIMSWAARIKVALDIARGIEYLHVYAVPPIIHRNIQLRNIFLDATSTAKLSNFYLSVEAPVDNWSGYRREKVVGTNGYIAPEYLFSGRLTTKVDVYSFGVVLLEMLSGLKANHTNENGEQICITSFLAPYIAQKEIHRFLDLKVPPPTPLEMEALVNVASLALDCVSKDRVLRPSMTMVANTIQSTLECGSISDAECESISDAECDTLERGSISFAECESISDAECGSISDEEIEPR